In Syngnathus scovelli strain Florida chromosome 11, RoL_Ssco_1.2, whole genome shotgun sequence, one DNA window encodes the following:
- the wnk2 gene encoding serine/threonine-protein kinase WNK2 isoform X3, translating into MQVRLQVGEPPPERTAPLRILRTQCRATNTSAAMHAAEDSSKDPPLGSTFSSTPDLDSDINANAFRPIYENGADDNVNVQNTTLRGASDPSAYPSSDYRGLVRHRFIRRSLWLSDHEEQMLDTADCATSAPALIIDLRSIVGQSRSRTLHATRLGNQEKSRSESHLEGKDDTGASEEKREACQSEVKEEGVSCDVTSKAGSDENEEEPGMKAVSTSPGGRFLKFDIELGRGSFKTVYKGLDTDTWVEVAWCELQERKLSKVERQRFKEEAEMLKALQHPNIVRFYDFWESPLKGKKCIVLVTELMTSGTLKTYLKRFKVMKPKVLRSWCRQILKGLHFLHTRTPPIIHRDLKCDNIFITGPTGSVKIGDLGLATLKRASFAKSVIGTPEFMAPEMYEEHYDEAVDVYAFGMCMLEMATSEYPYSECQNAAQIYRKVTSGVKPASYSKVSDPEIKEIIGECICHRWEERYSIKDLLNHAFFAEDTGVRVELNEEDDGKKSSIALKLWVEDPKKLKGKYKDTGAIEFTFNLVNEDPEVVAQEMVESGFFLDCDVKVVGKSIRDRVALIKWRRERTFPAGNDEASVKKTQQNLLQVPGQQGTTLAPTEYDDQEAEQQTLICTVPVTTSTTLDSGVSSTIQLDNLSKQQNGCYQSPPETICTVQSVYSPPAQLEAPVQQGPYQQTTAQASQDQYLQESTQLHQGAYQQTTGQLHAGTYQQPAAQLHLGPDDAQTRHHSDPFVKHDITTRGAVGPRCESASQVEMLQCRTQSRACFACSCRRGSLFSNCSQTSSLSSVLLSPHQYSHHDSASFYTSPLLPLKAPRSSNQRLSVPCKPQPHRHCGTCLSLHRSKRRGSVGHAHVHSLPTSSQITSISKPASPTSCPLSLPSLNWPPSNLFEGGDLGLLNHCLHHIVGRRTSSPTLSQSGANRHGSPLIDHVDKTQSLKVPLSSTNPGLDNRLLLPTCDNKGRAETLTLSAPSPPTQPGKQTAQSFPAATPIVQTHLTAQPGQEQQLSAEQTTAHLSPPDLSTSFPQTSAPPPLLPLLQFPSPYCVQAGGLNPPPIFSAPLASSYYSPSPHPTIIPLNPHFAFSTHQSTPQQVALPSMSTSSFHYPPSLALSQVQLTPYPVPHPEQELAEQAQTNNPQGNSEDQLSAPIQPVLPTIQIPLWGSGTDIESAAAGTDLNVASAFHTSAPPSAAADVETQTPAQSATLIQLKSQAAGQIPAQSVASVSFQATAEPAIQTSGSPKVLDDSSASGQTCVPGLVSVPSSVPQPAQTGPPAPTSVPASVPQSAGIQTAVSMTSECISQKKEVPAACILAQDPCTEDVFQEKTGSLPNHAYDSPYSDVASGKEASDGYDSLASGGKGEGKHRKHHRKSTRTRSRQEKTSKPKLSMLNVCNTGDKRVECQLETHNHKMVTFKFDLDGDAPEEIATYMVENGFILPLEKEIFIDQLKDIVDKAEDMLNDDTEGERVSTLSCSPQQGQTSDGQVGESQQSGASQPVYQQNVLHTGKRWFIICPVEETPFSSQEPTSEGTTSQSPSSSANTQLPGRRAEEGSSSTMSGGSGGFIHDVYGFCSPPIMSNTDPLLLASLSPPVSAPPALQTVPSMEQLSSVHQAQPARAQTLPPSSPQTSFQMDDPQGSPVAASSPIHSSLPMAEIICPVSAVDEIPCCPLVMPLSLDVSISPSGSPLTPLPPQEPGSAKESLSLSYAAAATRSERPQQPVVLHQPFSSVGGAKVSSLPQSPAPSQHGGGPAESDGEGRLGRGGFVDSTIKTLDEKLRNLLYQEYAPMYPSGGMAETPGSGTEYIQSPPGPDSATGGSGNSTPGPMEESRFRAGEQLPQIPERMDSLSTLSDSAVCAIQSKRHVSHSVSCSGTRGRFKIMSVPPEVANKRDVKQRSWSSFASPAHPAGYNVPTEAMTPSTTIGRFSVVSTEDDVTQRTRCSRYSAPPDFYLDTHSSVATQSSLPHTITSASVPVDITVHARFLSSDSGAESSPAKVAPATPSQHVRSERRGSDLMKRAVAFLRRSGRSSSVQSSDSPSRHGGVHGSAYASSDNDSEMEDSSDMKRELQTLREKHLKEISELQAHQRGEIELLYLRLGKVPPSGLTYSHVAPPTGRRKKSGKHRLKPGKLLSPLVQQFRHVASKSGDSSRPTVPGSGETTVSLNGSPGKASVATQGQDPSRPGHIPSSTSEPVQTQQPCSLKGSLSSDNIYAGLYAGDGTSTQAPPGLGSTLKRLCLGKERGNRPGAGLGVVNPSQQLPTGATPPPHQPVMGLAQAQANNSNNKTASYAASSINGTEINLPEDLQRLMDDWTQEVLIVTHRPRTNSLRIGGQQILDQMVPPTQVASTSEVTSWMTPGVESDHLPPSWPDSPGMAVINVSSAGPGAVCQLVSPVPFWASSSPRAFSQSPGVPLALPSGIFAFPPASQDASIPSASYQPPDPKARTL; encoded by the exons ATGCAAGTGCGGCTGCAGGTAGGCGAGCCACCACCGGAGAGGACCGCTCCCCTCCGCATCCTCCGCACACAATGTCGAGCGACTAACACATCAGCGGCGATGCATGCGGCGGAGGATTCGAGCAAAGATCCGCCACTTGGATCAACGTTTTCCTCGACGCCCGATTTGGACTCTGATATTAACGCCAATGCTTTCAGGCCCATTTATGAGAACGGCGCGGATGACAATGTCAACGTCCAGAACACAACCCTGCGAGGGGCCAGCGACCCCAGCGCCTATCCCTCCTCGGACTACCGCGGGCTGGTCCGTCACAGGTTCATTCGGCGGAGTTTGTGGCTGTCGGATCACGAGGAGCAGATGTTGGACACGGCAGACTGTGCCACCAGCGCCCCGGCGCTCATCATCGACCTGCGCTCCATCGTCGGCCAGTCTCGGAGCCGGACTTTACACGCCACGCGTCTGGGCAACCAGGAGAAGTCGAGGTCGGAGAGTCATTTGGAAGGAAAGGACGACACCGGTGCCAGCGAGGAGAAACGTGAAGCGTGCCAAAGCGAGGTCAAGGAAGAGGGCGTTTCATGTGACGTCACCAGCAAAGCAGGAAGCGATGAGAACGAAGAGGAGCCAGGGATGAAGGCCGTGTCCACCTCACCTGGTGGCCGCTTTCTCAAGTTCGACATTGAGTTGGGGAGAGGCTCCTTCAAGACGGTCTACAAGGGGCTCGACACGGACACTTGGGTGGAGGTTGCATGGTGCGAACTGCAG GAGCGGAAACTGTCCAAGGTGGAGAGGCAAAGGTTCAAGGAGGAAGCTGAGATGTTGAAAGCTCTTCAACACCCCAACATCGTGAGATTTTATGATTTCTGGGAGTCGCCATTGAAAGGAAAGAAGTGCATAGTTCTGGTCACAGAGCTCATGACCTCAGGGACACTCAAAAC GTATTTGAAACGCTTCAAGGTGATGAAGCCCAAAGTTCTTCGGAGTTGGTGCAGACAGATCCTGAAGGGCCTCCATTTCCTGCACACCAGGACGCCCCCAATCATCCACAGAGACCTCAAGTGTGACAACATCTTCATCACAGGCCCCACGGGTTCCGTCAAGATCGGCGATCTGGGCTTGGCAACTCTGAAGAGGGCTTCCTTCGCTaaaagtgttattg GCACACCAGAGTTCATGGCCCCAGAGATGTACGAGGAGCACtatgatgaggctgtggatgtcTACGCCTTCGGCATGTGCATGTTGGAGATGGCCACGTCTGAATATCCTTACTCGGAATGTCAAAACGCAGCACAAATCTACCGCAAAGTCACTAGC GGTGTAAAACCTGCCAGCTACAGCAAAGTAAGCGACCCAGAAATTAAGGAGATAATTGGAGAATGCATCTGTCATAGATGGGAGGAAAG GTACTCCATCAAGGACCTTTTGAATCACgccttctttgcagaggatacagGGGTGAGGGTGGAGCTTAATGAAGAGGATGACGGGAAAAAATCCTCAATCGCATTGAAGCTGTGGGTTGAGGATCCGAAAAAACTAAAAGGGAAATACAAGGACACCGGTGCGATTGAGTTCACGTTCAACTTGGTGAATGAGGACCCAGAAGTTGTTGCGCAAGAAATG GTGGAGTCTGGCTTTTTTCTGGACTGCGATGTGAAGGTTGTTGGGAAGTCAATTCGGGACCGAGTGGCTCTGATCAAATGGAGACGGGAGCGCACCTTCCCAGCGGGGAACGACGAGGCATCCGTGAAGAAGACGCAGCAGAACCTCCTACAGGTACCCGGACAACAGGGGACCACATTGGCGCCGACCGAGTATGACGACCAGGAGGCGGAGCAGCAGACCTTGATTTGTACGGTCCCCGTCACCACGTCGACTACAC TAGACAGCGGCGTGAGCTCCACCATCCAATTGGACAATCTCAGCAAACAGCAAAATGGCTGCTACCAGTCACCGCCTGAGACAATCTGCACGGTTCAGTCGGTCTACAGTCCTCCTGCGCAGCTGGAAGCTCCAGTGCAGCAAGGCCCCTACCAGCAAACCACAGCACAGGCCTCGCAGGACCAATACCTGCAAGAATCCACACAGCTACATCAGGGAGCCTACCAGCAAACCACAGGTCAGCTACATGCTGGGACCTACCAACAACCTGCTGCACAATTGCACTTAGGGCCAGATGATGCTCAAACA CGTCACCACAGTGATCCCTTTGTAAAGCATGACATCACCACCAGGGGCGCTGTTGGCCCCAGATGTGAAAGTGCATCTCAGGTTGAGATGTTGCAATGTAGGACTCAGTCAAGAGCCTGTTTTGCCTGCTCATGTCGCAGAGGCAGCTTGTTTTCAAACTGTTCCCAAACTTCGTCTTTATCATCTGTCCTCCTGTCCCCTCATCAATATTCTCATCATGACTCAGCGAGTTTTTACACTTCACCTCTCCTGCCCCTGAAGGCGCCCCGCTCCTCAAACCAACGACTCAGCGTCCCATGCAAGCCGCAGCCTCACCGCCACTGTGGGACTTGCCTGTCACTCCACCGGTCCAAGAGACGAGGTTCTGTGGGACACGCCCACGTTCACTCCTTGCCCACGTCTTCTCAGATTACCTCAATCTCAAAACCTGCCTCACCCACATCCTGTCCACTCAGTCTACCTTCACTCAATTGGCCACCTTCAAATCTATTTGAGGGTGGAGATCTCGGTCTTCTTAACCACTGTCTCCATCACATCGTCGGGCGCAGAACAAGTTCGCCTACACTGTCACAGAGTGGCGCTAACCGTCATGGATCTCCTTTAATTGATCATGTTGACAAGACTCAGAGCCTTAAAGTTCCACTGTCGTCAACTAACCCCGGTCTGGATAACAGGCTCCTCTTACCAACATGTGACAACAAAGGCAGAGCAGAAACACTG ACACTTTCTGCTCCATCCCCTCCTACGCAACCCGGTAAACAGACAGCACAGAGCTTCCCGGCTGCAACGCCCATCGTACAGACGCATCTTACTGCTCAACCTGGCCAGGAACAG CAATTATCTGCTGAGCAGACGACAGCTCACTTGAGTCCTCCTGACTTATCGACCAGTTTTCCACAGACCAGTGCGCCCCCTCCTCTACTACCCCTTCTACAG TTTCCCTCACCATATTGTGTTCAAGCAGGGGGCCTCAATCCCCCTCCTATCTTCTCGGCTCCCCTAGCTAGCTCTTACTACTCACCTTCACCGCACCCCACCATCATTCCCTTGAATCCTCATTTTGCTTTTAGCACTCATCAGTCCACACCTCAGCAGGTGGCACTCCCTTCCATGAGCACTTCCAGCTTCCATTACCCCCCTTCCTTAGCGCTCTCCCAGGTACAACTCACCCCATACCCCGTCCCCCACCCTGAGCAAGAACTGGCTGAACAG GCGCAGACAAACAATCCACAGGGAAATTCAGAAGATCAACTTTCGGCCCCGATTCAACCTGTTCTACCTACTATTCAGATTCCTCTCTGGGGAAGTGGAACGGATATAGAAAGTGCTGCAGCCGGCACGGACTTAAATGTAGCCTCTGCATTTCACACCTCAGCGCCACCCTCAGCTGCAGCGGATGTGGAAACCCAAACCCCAGCACAAAGCGCAACTTTAATCCAGCTAAAGAGCCAAGCGGCAGGACAAATACCGGCTCAGTCTGTCGCTTCTGTCTCATTTCAAGCTACAGCTGAACCTGCAATTCAAACATCAGGTTCACCAAAAGTTTTGGATGATTCCTCGGCATCAGGACAAACCTGTGTACCGGGATTGGTCTCAGTTCCAAGCTCCGTCCCGCAACCAGCTCAGACTGGTCCTCCTGCTCCTACTTCTGTGCCAGCTTCAGTTCCGCAGTCTGCTGGAATCCAGACCGCAGTCTCAATGACATCTGAATGTATAAGCCAGAAAAAAGAAGTGCCGGCCGCTTGCATTTTAGCGCAAGATCCTTGCACAGAG GATGtgtttcaggaaaaaacaggatCATTGCCCAACCATGCCTATGACAG CCCCTACTCTGATGTTGCATCAGGTAAAGAAGCGAGTGATGGGTATGACAGCTTGGCCAGTGGAGGGAAGGGGGAAGGGAAACACAGGAAACATCACCGCAAGTCCACCCGGACGCGTTCTCGGCAAGAAAAGACGAGCAAACCCAAACTGAGCATGCTCAAT GTTTGCAACACAGGTGACAAAAGGGTTGAATGTCAGCTGGAGACTCACAATCACAAAATGGTGACGTTTAAATTCGATCTGGACGGCGATGCTCCCGAGGAAATCGCCACTTACATG GTGGAGAATGGATTTATCCTTCCTTTAGAAAAAGAGATCTTCATCGACCAGTTAAAGGACATTGTGGATAAAGCTGAAGACATGTTGAATGACGACACGGAGGGGGAGAGGGTGTCTACTTTGAGTTGTAGCCCGCAACAAGGCCAGACCTCGGATGGACAAGTAGGGGAG AGTCAACAATCTGGAGCATCCCAGCCTGTCTACCAGCAAAATG ttcTTCACACAGGAAAGCGATGGTTCATAATCTGTCCTGTGGAGGAGACGCCCTTTTCCAGCCAGGAGCCCACGTCTGAAGGGACAACTTCACAGTCTCCTAGCAGTTCAGCTAACACGCAACTGCCTGGTAGGCGAG ctgaaGAGGGCTCATCGTCTACAATGTCTGGTGGGAGCGGAGGCTTCATCCATGATGTGTATGGATTCTGTAGTCCCCCAATTATGTCCAACACTGACCCTCTCCTCTTGGCCAGTCTGTCTCCTCCAGTGTCCGCCCCGCCGGCTCTCCAAACGGTACCGTCAATGGAGCAACTAAGCAGTGTCCATCAAGCGCAACCTGCCAGAGCTCAAACTTTGCCACCATCATCTCCACAAACCTCTTTTCAAATGGATGACCCGCAAGGATCCCCTGTCGCCGCCTCCTCCCCAATTCATTCCTCTTTACCAATGGCGGAGATCATCTGTCCTGTGTCTGCGGTGGACGAAATTCCGTGCTGCCCTCTGGTCATGCCGCTTTCTCTGGATGTGAGCATCTCACCGAGTGGGTCCCCTCTCACTCCTCTTCCACCCCAGGAGCCCGGTTCAGCCAAAGAGTCACTGTCTCTCTCgtatgccgccgccgccacacgCAGTGAGCGCCCGCAGCAGCCTGTGGTGCTccaccagcctttctccagtgtGGGCGGGGCCAAAGTGTCCTCACTACCCCAGAGCCCGGCACCATCGCAGCACGGCGGAGGACCAGCTGAGTCGGACGGCGAAGGTCGACTAGGTCGGGGAGGCTTTGTGGACAGCACCATAAAAACTCTAGATGAGAAACTTCGGAACTTGCTTTACCAAGAATACGCTCCCATGTATCCGTCGGGAGGCATGGCGGAGACGCCGGGTTCCGGGACAGAGTACATCCAATCTCCTCCTGGTCCAGACAGTGCCACTGGCGGGTCAGGAAACAGTACACCAGGTCCAATGGAGGAGAGTCGCTTTAGAGCAGGAGAACAACTG CCTCAAATTCCTGAGCGAATGGATAGCTTGAGCACTTTGAGTGACTCAGCCGTGTGTG CAATCCAATCCAAAAGGCATGTTTCTCACTCTGTCTCCTGCTCTGGGACAAGAGGCCGCTTTAAG ATCATGTCAGTTCCTCCTGAAGTGGCCAACAAGCGTGACGTGAAGCAGAGGAGCTGGAGCAGCTTTGCCTCGCCAGCACATCCTGCAGGTTACAATGTTCCTACAGAGGCCATGACCCCTTCCACCACCATCGGCCGCTTCTCCGTGGTTAGCACCGAGGACGACGTCACGCAGAGGACACGTTGCAGTCGCTACTCAGCGCCGCCTGACTTCTATTTGGACACGCATTCCTCTGTGGCTACCCAGAGCTCCTTGCCTCACACCATCACCTCAGCCTCCGTACCTGTCGACATCACAGTCCACGCTCGCTTCCTCTCTTCGGACTCGGGGGCCGAGAGCAGTCCCGCCAAAGTGGCCCCTGCCACCCCGAGTCAACACGTTCGCTCTGAGCGCAGAGGAAGCGACCTGATGAAGAGGGCGGTGGCCTTCCTCAGACGTTCGGGGCGCAGTAGCAGCGTGCAGAGCTCGGATTCTCCGAGCAGGCACGGAGGCGTGCACGGGTCGGCATACGCCAGCAGCGATAACGATTCGGAGATGGAGGACTCGTCGGACATGAAGAGAGAACTACAGACACTCCGGGAGAA ACATTTGAAGGAAATCTCTGAGCTGCAAGCCCATCAGAGAGGAGAAATAGAGCTGCTCTATCTCAGACTTGGCAAAGTCCCTCCCTCCGGCCTGACGTACTCGCACGTTGCGCCCCCTACAGGTCGCAGAAAAAAGTCCGGCAAGCACAGGCTGAAACCTGGCAAGCTCCTCAGCCCTCTTGTTCAACAATTCCGACATGTCGCAAGTAAATCTGGTGACTCCAGCAGACCTA CTGTCCCAGGAAGCGGTGAGACCACCGTGAGTTTAAACGGCTCTCCAGGCAAGGCGTCCGTCGCCACCCAGGGCCAGGATCCGTCCCGCCCCGGCCACATTCCGAGCTCCACTTCGGAACCCGTGCAAACTCAGCAGCCCTGCTCCCTCAAGGGCTCCTTGTCCTCTGATAACATTTATGCCGGACTATATGCCGGAGATGGCACCAGCACACAAGCACCACCAGGACTGG GGTCCACACTGAAGCGACTGTGTCTTGGCAAAGAGCGAGGCAACA GGCCCGGTGCTGGGTTGGGGGTTGTTAATCCATCACAGCAGCTGCCTACTGGTGCCACACCCCCACCTCATCAGCCAGTGATGGGACTGGCACAAGCTCAAGCCAATAACAGCAACAACAAGACAGCCAGCTACGCCGCTTCATCCATCAATGGCACTGAAATTAACCTGCCTGAAGATCTGCAACGACTGATGGACGACTGGACGCAGGAGGTTCTTATTGTCACTCACAGGCCGCGTACCAACTCCCTGCGTATCGGGGGGCAGCAGATTTTGGATCAGATGGTTCCCCCAACTCAAGTTGCAAGTACTTCAGAG GTGACATCATGGATGACCCCCGGTGTAGAGAGCGACCACCTCCCCCCGTCCTGGCCCGACAGCCCCGGCATGGCGGTGATCAACGTGTCCTCCGCCGGACCTGGCGCCGTTTGCCAGCTGGTCTCGCCTGTCCCATTCTGGGCCTCTTCCTCTCCTCGCGCTTTCAGCCAATCACCTGGGGTGCCCCTCGCCCTTCCTTCCGGAATTTTTGCCTTTCCTCCCGCAAGCCAGGATGCTTCCATCCCAAGTGCGTCATATCAACCGCCGGACCCCAAAGCAAGAACTCTTTAA